From a single Sus scrofa isolate TJ Tabasco breed Duroc chromosome 13, Sscrofa11.1, whole genome shotgun sequence genomic region:
- the ZMAT3 gene encoding zinc finger matrin-type protein 3 isoform X1 encodes MILLQHAGLPPPKRPSSSLPMSVAARSTGTFQLPPPKAFGQEASLSLAGEEELPKGGEQDSALEELCKPLYCKLCNVTLNSAQQAQAHYQGKNHGKKLRNYYAANSCPPPARMSNAVEPVATTAVPVPPQMGSFKPGGRVILATENDYCKLCDASFSSPAVAQAHYQGKNHAKRLRLAEAQSNSFSESSEVGQRRTRKEGNEYKMMPNRRNMYAVQNNSAGPYFNPRSRQRIPRDLAMCVTPSGQFYCSMCNVGAGEEVEFRQHLESKQHKSKVSEQRYRNEMENLGYV; translated from the exons ATGATTCTCTTGCAACACGCCGGGCTTCCTCCACCTAAGCGGCCCTCATCCTCTCTTCCTATGTCAGTGGCTGCTAGGTCTACAGGAACCTTTCAGCTTCCACCACCGAAGGCTTTTGGGCAGGAAGCTTCCTTGTCTCTGGCAGGGGAAGAGGAGTTACCAAAGGGAGGGGAGCAAGACTCTGCCCTGGAGGAGCTATGTAAGCCCTTGTACTGCAAGCTCTGCAATGTCACCTTGAACTCAGCACAGCAAGCCCAAGCTCATTATCAG GGTAAAAATCATGGTAAGAAACTCAGAAATTACTATGCAGCAAACAGCTGTCCTCCTCCTGCCAGAATGAGCAATGCAGTGGAACCCGTGGCTACCACAGCTGTTCCTGTCCCTCCACAG ATGGGCTCCTTTAAGCCAGGAGGCAGAGTGATTCTGGCCACAGAGAATGATTACTGTAAGCTCTGTGATGCCTCCTTTAGTTCtccggctgtggctcaggctcacTATCAAGGGAAGAATCATGCCAAGAGGCTGCGGCTGGCAGAAGCTCAGAGTAACTCATTCTC AGAGTCCTCAGAGGTTGGTCAGCGGAGGACCCGGAAAGAAGGGAATGAATATAAGATGATGCCTAATAGGAGAAACATGTATGCAGTACAGAATAATTCAG CAGGTCCTTACTTCAATCCCCGCTCTCGGCAGAGAATTCCACGCGATCTGGCCATGTGTGTTACTCCAAGTGGCCAGTTTTACTGCTCCATGTGTAATGTTGGGGCCGGTGAAGAAGTGGAATTCCGGCAGCATCTAGAAAGCAAGCAACATAAAAGCAAGGTGTCTGAACAGCGGTACAGAAATGAGATGGAGAATCTGGGATATGTATAG
- the ZMAT3 gene encoding zinc finger matrin-type protein 3 isoform X2: MILLQHAGLPPPKRPSSSLPMSVAARSTGTFQLPPPKAFGQEASLSLAGEEELPKGGEQDSALEELCKPLYCKLCNVTLNSAQQAQAHYQGKNHGKKLRNYYAANSCPPPARMSNAVEPVATTAVPVPPQMGSFKPGGRVILATENDYCKLCDASFSSPAVAQAHYQGKNHAKRLRLAEAQSNSFSESSEVGQRRTRKEGNEYKMMPNRRNMYAVQNNSGPYFNPRSRQRIPRDLAMCVTPSGQFYCSMCNVGAGEEVEFRQHLESKQHKSKVSEQRYRNEMENLGYV; this comes from the exons ATGATTCTCTTGCAACACGCCGGGCTTCCTCCACCTAAGCGGCCCTCATCCTCTCTTCCTATGTCAGTGGCTGCTAGGTCTACAGGAACCTTTCAGCTTCCACCACCGAAGGCTTTTGGGCAGGAAGCTTCCTTGTCTCTGGCAGGGGAAGAGGAGTTACCAAAGGGAGGGGAGCAAGACTCTGCCCTGGAGGAGCTATGTAAGCCCTTGTACTGCAAGCTCTGCAATGTCACCTTGAACTCAGCACAGCAAGCCCAAGCTCATTATCAG GGTAAAAATCATGGTAAGAAACTCAGAAATTACTATGCAGCAAACAGCTGTCCTCCTCCTGCCAGAATGAGCAATGCAGTGGAACCCGTGGCTACCACAGCTGTTCCTGTCCCTCCACAG ATGGGCTCCTTTAAGCCAGGAGGCAGAGTGATTCTGGCCACAGAGAATGATTACTGTAAGCTCTGTGATGCCTCCTTTAGTTCtccggctgtggctcaggctcacTATCAAGGGAAGAATCATGCCAAGAGGCTGCGGCTGGCAGAAGCTCAGAGTAACTCATTCTC AGAGTCCTCAGAGGTTGGTCAGCGGAGGACCCGGAAAGAAGGGAATGAATATAAGATGATGCCTAATAGGAGAAACATGTATGCAGTACAGAATAATTCAG GTCCTTACTTCAATCCCCGCTCTCGGCAGAGAATTCCACGCGATCTGGCCATGTGTGTTACTCCAAGTGGCCAGTTTTACTGCTCCATGTGTAATGTTGGGGCCGGTGAAGAAGTGGAATTCCGGCAGCATCTAGAAAGCAAGCAACATAAAAGCAAGGTGTCTGAACAGCGGTACAGAAATGAGATGGAGAATCTGGGATATGTATAG